The genomic region ACGTCGGGGGTCGGCTCCGTATGATGCTGGCTGTCACCGCGCGCACCGGTTTCGCCCGGTTGCGCCGGCGTACGAGGAGGCCGGCGAGTGCCCACGTCCGGCCTCCTTCCCTGTCCGGAGCCCAGACCTCAGCTCTTGGCGTCCCGGTGCGCCGCCTTCCAGGCTCGCTTGCTGGCCTGGTAGTTGGCCAGCGCCTCGGCTGAGTCCACGTCGCCCAGGGTCGGGTGCGTCGGCATCACGTCGTCGAGTCCGGGGAGGCGGATGCCAAACCGCTTGCCGAGGATCGCGATCAGCGATCGCGCCTTCATGTCGCCGATCGACGGCAGCGCCAGCAGCCGCGCCTTCAGATCCCGCCCGTCGCGCGCATCGGCCCAGACGCGGCTCGCATCGCCACCGTAGTTGTCGACCAGGTAAGCGCACAGCGCCTGCACCCGTCCTGCCATGGCACCCGGGAACCGATGCAGCGCGGGCCGCTGGCGAAAGGCTTCCTGGAGCGCCTCGGGATCCATGGCCGCGATCCGCGCGGCATCCAGGTGACCGATGCGGCGGCGCAGCTCCACCGGGCCGGAGAACGCCTTCTGCACCGAGACCTGTTGATCGAGAGCAAAGCCGATCAGCAGCGCCAGAGGCTCGCTGGCCAGCAGGCGGTCGGCCTCGTCGTCGCCGGTGAAGTACAGCCGATCGACGGCTGGCTGGGTGGCGGTCATGCGCGGCATGCTACCCCGACCGCGCCCGGGGCGGCTAGAGGTGCGCCAGGAAGTCGCCGATGTCGAGCGATGTGTCGACCAGCCGGATGATGGTCTCGATCTTGTCGGTGTCGGTGGGATGGGTCTTGACCAGGATCTCGTCGACCGCCTGGGCCGTCCGGTAG from Chloroflexota bacterium harbors:
- a CDS encoding HhH-GPD-type base excision DNA repair protein, with product MTATQPAVDRLYFTGDDEADRLLASEPLALLIGFALDQQVSVQKAFSGPVELRRRIGHLDAARIAAMDPEALQEAFRQRPALHRFPGAMAGRVQALCAYLVDNYGGDASRVWADARDGRDLKARLLALPSIGDMKARSLIAILGKRFGIRLPGLDDVMPTHPTLGDVDSAEALANYQASKRAWKAAHRDAKS